One genomic segment of Terrihabitans soli includes these proteins:
- a CDS encoding glycosyltransferase family 29 protein, which produces MRIAVVGNGRVGREFSRVIDQYDLVMRFNRAKTFGLAGRRTDVLVMHTWRLAFTDGFHTGAYRSAKQIWIVNYKRKDVDALKSEATGVIDKPLKVVGYAPACVEQLRRLKSEEGMKPSTGLAGAFHLMELYPDAILHLFGFGHAGEYGHDWTAERALFDKWISEGRVVRHVASEITFLERASLRLHRLRRAGERLITKMTSHRDLQAWAAED; this is translated from the coding sequence ATGCGTATCGCAGTTGTTGGAAATGGAAGAGTCGGCCGCGAATTCTCTCGCGTCATTGACCAGTACGATCTCGTAATGCGCTTTAACCGTGCCAAGACTTTCGGCCTGGCGGGAAGACGTACAGACGTACTTGTCATGCACACTTGGCGGCTTGCGTTCACCGACGGCTTCCATACAGGAGCCTATCGCTCGGCCAAGCAAATATGGATCGTCAATTACAAGCGGAAAGACGTAGACGCCCTTAAGAGTGAGGCGACCGGCGTTATCGATAAGCCCTTGAAGGTTGTCGGATACGCTCCTGCCTGTGTCGAGCAGTTGCGGCGGCTAAAGTCCGAAGAAGGAATGAAACCAAGCACCGGTTTAGCCGGCGCATTTCATCTGATGGAACTTTATCCCGACGCCATTCTTCACCTGTTCGGTTTTGGCCATGCCGGTGAGTATGGTCACGACTGGACTGCAGAACGTGCGCTCTTCGACAAGTGGATCTCGGAGGGACGCGTTGTCCGCCACGTAGCCTCAGAAATAACGTTTCTTGAAAGGGCGTCGCTCAGGCTCCACCGCCTGCGGCGCGCCGGAGAAAGACTCATTACGAAGATGACCAGCCACCGCGATCTACAGGCCTGGGCCGCTGAGGATTAG